GCCTAAACTGCTCGACGCGACATCGTTCGATGCGGTTCGACACCCACGCCGGAGGACGAGATGGTCTCCATCGCCGACGTAGCACAGGACGCTGGGGTCTCCTCCAGCACCGTCTCCTACGTGCTGTCCGGGAAGCGGTCGATCTCGCCGGAGACGCGGCGCCGTGTGGAGGCCAGCATCCACAGGCTCGGCTATCACCCCCATGCGGGAGCCCGCGCGCTGGCCAGCAGCCGCACCAACGTACTGGCGTTGAGCATGCCGTTGCGCACCGACATCGACGTTCCCGTTCTGATGGGCTTCGTGACCTCGGTGGTCACCGCCGCACGCAAGTACGACTACGACGTGCTGTTGCTGACCAACGACGAGGGGCCGGAGGGCCTGCGTCGGGTGGCCAACTCGGCGATGGCCGACGCGCTGCTGGTGATGGACGTCGAGGTCGACGACCCGCGGATTCCGGTGTCGCAGTCGCTGTCCTGCCCCACGGTGCTGATCGGGCTCCCGGACGAGCCGGGTGACCTCTCCTGCGTGGATCTCGACTTCTCCGCCGCGGCGAAGCGGTGCGTTCACCATCTGGCCGACCTCGGCCACGAGCACATCGCCCTGGTCGGCCCGTCGCCCGCCGTCTACGAGCGCGGCACCAGTTTCGCGACCCGTTTCCTGCGGGGGTTTACGACGGTAGCACGGGAACGGGGGCTGCACGCCTCCAGCCAACCCTGCGCTCCCTCCTACGAGGGGGTGCGTGACTGTCTCGACGGGATCCTCGTCGAACAGCCACGAGTCACCGGGCTGGTGGTGCACAACGAGGCGGCGCTCGGCACCCTGCTGTCCGAACTGCGCAACCGTGACATGCGGGTCCCCGAGGACGTCTCGGTGGTGGCGGTCAGTCCCGACGAGATGGCCGCCAACTGGCCGATCCCCCTGACCACGGTCCCGCTGCCCTCCGACGACATCGGAGTGCTCGCGGTGGAAATGGCGATGCGTGAACTCGAAGGGGTGAAGTCCCCCGAGGTTCGGCTGCTTTCCCCGCGGCTCACCACGGCCCGGAGTACCGCGCAGCGCCACTGAGCGGCGCAGCGCTGCTCGCCGTTACCAGCGGTCGACGTTTACTGCCCGGTTCTCGTCGACATCCGTTCGTCCACCGGGCTGCAACCGGGACGGACTCGGATTCTTCGCTCACGAGAAGGGTGCGTCCGAGCGGCGTGTCCCTGGTGACCGAGAGGTGGGCGCTCGGAGCCGCTCCTGTGCCGGCGGCTCACGGGACGTCTTTGCGGACGAACCGGAAGAGATGGGTCACCACGCCGTCCTGCCAGTCGTGCAGGTCGCGGACTTCCGGGACGAAGCCGTGCGCGAGGGCGTGCCCCACGATGCCGCGCAGGTCGGCGGTGGTGGAGGCGACGACGAAGACCTCACCGCCGGGTGCCAGGATCTCGCGTTCGGCGAGCTGGGTGAAGAACCGCTCCAACAGCGGGGCTCCCACGCACACGTTGCGTACGATGTCGGGATCGTCGCTGACGGGGTGGCTCACGGCGGGCGGATTGAAGGTGATGACGTCGCTCTGGACTCCCTCGGGGAAGCCCTCGAAGACGTCGGCCACCACGGGCACGAAGACCGGGGATCCCGCAGGACCGACGTGACGCTCGAAGTGGTGAGCGGCGGTGGTCACGCTGTCGGGGTGCACGTCCACGGCGTGGATCCGCCGTGCGCCGGCCAGTCCGGCGGCGACGGTTTCGACACCGAGCCCGACCCCCATCGCCACGTAGCGACGGTCACGCACTTCGATCCTGCCGTCGAACAGCCGGTCGTAAATCATCCGACTGGTATGCCCGGGTAGGAAGACACCCGGTGGCGCTTCGAAGCGCAGTCCGTTCCACACGTACTCGCGATGGCTGTGCAGGTCGGTCCCGGGCTGGTTCAGCGCGATGATCCGTTCGGCGGGCAGCGGGTCCGGGAGAGTCTCCAGCAGGTCCCGCCCTCGTGCTGTCTCGATCTGGGGTTCAACCATATTGAAAACGATATTCATTTTCGTAAGGATGTCAACATCGGCTCCTCCTGTGCGGGGCGAGGAGCTTCCTGGGAAGGAACTGTCCCTGCCACACGGCGCCCCGCCACCCCACATTGGAGGTGTACGGCATCGAAGCCGCTGGCCCAACGGTCGCTGACCGCCGGACCGATGCGGCAAACACGAGGAGTGAGAACCATGCCTTCCGAAAACGTCGAGCACGTGAACATCAAGGCGTTGGCCTGGGACATCGCGGCCGACATCCACTTTCCGCCGGATTTCGACCGCAATCGGACCTACGCCACGGTGATCAGCGCCCACCCCACCGGCAGCTGCAAGGAGCAGACCGCGGGCAACGTCTACGCCGCGGAGCTGGCACGGCAGGGGTTCGTCGCGATCGCCTTCGACGCGAGCTTCCAGGGCGCAAGCGGTGGTGAACCCAGGTTCACCGAGGATCCGGCCTTTCGGGTACGGGACTTCAGTTACGTGATCGACTATCTGGTCATCCAGCCCTACGTCGACGAGAACCGAATCGGCGTGCTGGGCATCTGCGGTGGAGGCGGGTACGCGATCAACGCGACGATGACCGAGCGGCGGATCAAGGCACTCGGCGCCGTGACCCCGGGCAACGTCGGCCGGTTGATGCGCGAGGGCTTCGTGAACTACGACCCGCTGGGGGCGCTGGAGGCCATCGCCGCGCAGCGCACGGCTGAGGCGCGCGGGCAGGACGCGTTGGTCAACGACCTGTTGCCGCCGTCGCCGGGGGCCGCCGAGGAGGCGGGGGTGACTGACATCGACGTGCGCGAGGCCACCGAGTACTACAAGACCGATCGCGGCCGTGCGGAGCACGGTGCGACCAGCTTCCTGTTCTCCCGGCAGGCGGCGCTGGCCGGTTGGGACGCCTTCGATCGGGCCGAGGTGCTGCTCGCCCAGCCGATGTGCGTCGTGGTGGGTAACCGGCCGGGCGGTTTCGGTGCCTACCGCGCCGGCTTCGAGATCTACGGACGCGCTGCCTCGAAGGACAAGGAACTCGTGGTCGTCGAAGGTGCTTCGCACTACGACCTCTACGACCAGCCCGAAGCCACGGGCAAGGCGTTGGAACACCTGATCCCGTTCTACCGCGAGCACCTCTGAAACCGGTCCGCCGCGCGAGACGAGAGTGGGGGTTATGCGCAGCAGAGTTCACCGCGCTGAGCTCGGGGAGTTTCTCAAGGCGCGACGTGCCGAGCTGAGCCCGCGACAGGTGGGACTGCCCGAAACCGGCAGCCGGCGGCGCGTGCCGGGGTTGCGCCGCGAGGAGGTCGCCCAGCTGGCGGCGATCAGCACCGACTACTACACGCGACTGGAGCAAGGGCGCATCGCCGCATCCGCCCCGGTGCTCAGCTCTCTGGCCCGGGTGTTGTCCCTCGATGACGGGCAGCGCGAGTACCTCTCCGAACTCGCGGGCAGAGATGCCACGCGGCCGCGTCGACGCACGCGCCAGGAAGTGCGGGCCTCCCTGCGGCGGGTGCTCGACGACCTGCGGTTTACCCCCGCGTTCGTACTGGGGCGCCGCATGGACGTGCTGGCTTGGAATCCTCTGGCGGCGGCCCTGGTCACCGACTTCGCCCGGCTACCGCCCAACCATCGCAACTACGTGCGGCTGCTGTTCACCGACGAGCACATGCGCACGCTCTACGCCGACTGGGAATCCGTGGCCCGCACCAGCGTGGCCCTGCTGCGCCGAGAAGCCGCCCACTACCCTGATGACCACCGGCTGACCGAACTGGTGGGCGAACTCTCGGTGCGCGACGCTGACTTCCGCCAGTGGTGGGCCGGACACCACGTCGCCAACCAGCGCATCGGCACCAAAACCCTGCACCACCCCGTCGTCGGCGAGCTCACCCTCGACTGGGACACGTTGACCTGCACCAGCGATCCCGACCAGCACCTGGTCACCTGGACCGCCGAACCCGACACCCCCACCCACGACCGGCTGCGCATCCTCGCCTCCTGGACCGCCCAGCACCGGGCCGACCCCGCTGACAGCGGGCATGACCCGTGGAGCAGCGGCCATGGCTAGCTCCGGGTGAAGCGTGACCGAGACCAACACCCTCGCGACTCAGCGGAGCGTCCTGGTTGCCGCTCGACGCCTCGTGCACGGTGATCAGACCGCGGGACGACGCAACGCCGCCCCGAACACGATCCCTTGTGTCCGATCTTGGCCGTGTCGCGAAACCCCTTGAACGGCCCTGCCCGCACTGTGTGCCCGGCCGGGGCGGCTCCGGCGGGGAGCCACCCCGGCGAGGCGTGTTTCGCGCGGACCTCAGAGGGGCGCACCGCGACTACGTTCCCGCTACTCCCTGGCCAGCAGGGTGAAGGTGAACCCGGCCCTCGTCGGACGGCGCGGCGGAACGTCGCACTTGATCCGACGCTGCACCTGGCTCCTGCTGAGGCCGAGCCCCCGCGCGATGAGCCGTTCCGGACGCGCCTGTATCGGATCCTCGAAGACCACCTCCACCCGGGCCGGCCACCTCTCGTCGAGCTGTTCCGACGGCGTGTCCAACTCCCAGGCCTCCGTCCAGTCGAGGGTGAAGCGGTTGCGTCGGGCGAATAGCGGATCCAACAGCCTGGACGCCACCAGCTCCGGATCGTTGACGCGGTACCCGTCGAGCTCAGCCCGCTCCAGGGAGCCGACCGGAACTCGCTCGTGCACGGTGAGCTTGCTCGTGCGGTCGCAGGACACGCAGCGGACCAACAGCTTGCCGTTGGCGTTGACTCTGAACCTGCCCTCGCCGGCGGTGGCCGACCCCGACCGGCAGTCCACGCACCGTAACGACAGCGCGGGTAGCCCGGTTCGACGAACGACCCAAGACAGCACGGTATGAGGTTGTGAAGACATGAGTTCTCCAGACCTGACGCGAGGCCGATCGCGGACGGCCTCGAACGTTGCGTGACCGGGGCGCACCAGGGCAGCCCGGCAGAACCGACGGAAGGGTCGGTTTGAAGGGGAACGGAAAAAGGTGTCAGGTCTGAAGGGAAGGAGGGTTCACACGGTGGGAGCCTCGACGGAAGCAGTCCAGCCGCTGGTAGTGCTTCGGCAGCACCACCAGCGCCGGGAAGTGCGATTCGGTCGTGGTCTTCAGCCGGGCCCGCTCGATCTCGTCCTCCGTGGGGCGGATGTCTCCCTCGGTACCCGCGCGGGCACCGCGCGCTGGGACAACGGGCAGGCGGTGCACCCGGTCGACCGCCGGCTCGGCACCTCAGCACGGTTCGCCATCGGCGAGGTGGTCCCAGAATCCGATACCGGCCGCTTCGCGGGGCCGGATCACGCGTAGGGGTCGAACGGGATGCCCTCGGGTTTGGCGCTGTTGAGGTTGTCCTGGAAGGCGCCGTCGCTGATCGCCAGGCTGGCGCTGCCGAAGTCGGCCCCGGTCAGGATCGAACGGGTGTCGCCGGGAAAGCGGTGCCAGCTCACCAGGTCCGGGTAGTGCCAGGCGTTCCAGTCGTTCTCGGGCTGTTCGCCTTCGCCCGCGAGCCGGAAGGCGTGGGTGCCGAGTCCGTCCTTGTGGTAGACGACTTTGGCGTGGGTGCTGCCGTCCCAGTCGACCTCGGAGGCCGGGTGAACGTCGTAGTCGCCGTGGGCGGAGGTGGACACGTACCGGGCGCTGCCGTCGTGCACCCACACCACCACGTGTTCGATGTCGTGCCGGTGACCGAACGCGTCGAGCCCCGGCACGGCCTGGTCCTTCTGGAAGTACATGTCGTAGAGGTAGGCCTGCCACCCGTTGTCGCGCTTGGCGCGGGCGTAGACGTTGGAGTTGGCCAGATCGGACGGGTCGTGGCACTGACCGTCCAGCGCTCCGGAGTTGTTCAGCCCAGTGTTCAGCGTCCCGTCGGCCCCGACCGCCACACTGGGGTAGCAACCGTCCCCGTCGTAGTCGAAGGCGGGCATCCACCTCTCGTCCGCGGCGGCGAAGTTGGCCGGGATCTCGGGGGGCACGGTCTCGGCCAGGGCGGTTCCCGGCAGAACCGCCAACAGCGCGAGCGTGCCACCCACCGCGGAGAACGTCCGCGACAGTCGGCGACCGACACGTCCTCGTCCGAAACGAACGGACGACTCGAGAGCACTCGTCGCGGGTGCGTCGCTGTCCATGCGACCCCTTCCGGTTCGTTGCGGTGGCGACAATCGGTGAGCGTAGTGATCGCGCCGTACGCACGCGAGACACGGCGCTGAACGAAGCGTGAAGGAGCGTCGTCGAGACGTGGGCCGGTACCGGCCGGACAGGACGCCGTGGGACGAGTCAGGCGATTCGGGCGCCGGGGGTGACCTCCTGTCCCGGCTGCAGCAGCACGGTGCCCTCCGCGGCGCTGACGGAAGCGAGCACGAGTACTTCGGAGTCGAAACCCGCCACTCGGCGCGGCGGCAGGTTGACGATGCAGACCACCTGGTTACCGGGAAGTTCCTCGGCCGTGTAGTTGTCGCACAACTGTGCCGAGCTGGTCCTGGTCCCCAGCTCCGGGCCGAAATCTATCCACAGTTTGTGGGCGGGGGTACGCGCCCGGCCGTGCGGTTCGGCACGAACGATTCTTCCCACCCTGATGTCGAATCGTTGGAATCCCTCGAAATCAGCCATAGGCGGGTGCTCCTGCTGGCGTCGTGGTTCGGAGAACAGCGAGCGCGGAGGAGGGTAGCACCTCGCTTCCCGGCGTTTTCGCGTTCTCGGGCCGGACACAGGGCGGCGCGGGCGCTGAGAGGTCATCCCCTGCGGCGGCGGTTCGCGGTGAGGTGCCGGCCGCTCGGCCCAGAAGGGGGTGCCGCGTCGGTGATACGTTGCGCTGGGCTCGGCCGGAAAACCGCGTCGGGATTTTCCGCCGAGGTGGAACACGGCGGCACGAGACGTGACGGAGGTCGTGAGGGTGACCAAGGACGAGATCACAGAGCGGTGCCGGTGGGCACGCGAGCACAACGCGGGAAGGCCGTCCCGGCAGTGGCCGGTTGGTGAGCAGCTCGCGGTGGCCCTGGTGCTGCGTGACCGTGCGTGGCTGGAGTCGACGAACCACAGCACTGAGACGGCCACCGAGCTGGTCTGCGAGCAAGCGCGGCTGTCGGCGTTCGAGTTCACCGGCTGGCTCAACGACATCCGGGCCGTGCTCGAATCGGATCGATCCGGATGAGCGGCGGCGGTGCTTTCCGGTGATCAGTGGTGGTTTCACGTCTCGGCAGGAGCCTGCGTTTCCTCTGAACGGGGTGCGAAGGCGTTGAAGCGCCGCAGCGGTCGGTTCGTGGCGGCGAGCGCGGCGACTCCCAGGCCGCAGCAGAGCGCACCGGACACGGCGGCGAACGAGGCCGAACTCGCCGCGGCCACGAGACCGCCGCGGAACTCGCCCACATCGGGTCCGGAAGCGCCGATGATGTGGTCCACGGAACTGACCCGGCCGCGGTGGGAGTCCGGTGTGGCCAGTTGAACCAGCGATCCCCGCGCGATCACCGAGATCGTGTCGGCCGCCCCTCCCAGAGCCAGGCAGCCCAGCAGCGGCCACAGCAGCTGGCTCGTGCCGAACCCGGCCAGGGCCACCGACCACACCCCGGCCGCGCACAGCATCACCACGCCGGGACGGGGCAGGCGTGTGATCATCCCGGAAAGAGCCCCGGCCACGATGCCTCCCAACGACAGGGCCGACCAGAACAGTCCGAGAGTGTCGGGGCCGCCGTCGAAACGCTGCTCGTTGATCATCGGAAACAGCACGGTCGGCATGGCCAGCACCGTCGCCAGTACGTCGGTGAGAAACGCGCCGCGCAGCTCGGGCTTGCTCGCGACGAAGCGGAGGCCTTCCCCGATCGTTTCCCGCCCTCGGCGGGGCTCGGTGGTCTCCGGCCACATCGCGGGCAGTCGCAGTACGGCGTAGATCGCGGGCGCGAAGGTCACCGTGTTCAGCAGGTAGCAGCCGCTCACTCCCCACTCGGCGATGAGTAGGCCCGCGGCGGTGGGGCCCACGAGCATGGCCACCTGAAATCCGAGGTGGTTCAGTGCCACTCCCGCCGAGAGCAGCTGTCCGGTGAGCAGCCGCGCGGTGAGACTCCGGCGCGCAGCCGCCCCCGTGGCTGCGCAACCGGCCTGCAGCAGCACCAGTGCCAGCAACAACCACAGCGACCGGATACCGGCCAGTGCCAGTGCGGTCAGCAGGCCGACCGCGAGGAGTTGTCCCGTGCTGGTCAGCAGCACCAGACGTCTGCGGTCGAGACTGTCGGCAACCGCTCCACCGATCAGTCCGAACAGCACCACCGGTGTGGCGCGCGCGAGCCCCGCGCTGCCCACCGCCACGGAGCTGCCGGTGCTGTCCCAGATCTGGTACAGCACGGCCACCGTGGTCAGTTGTCCACCGAAGACGGACAGCGCGTTGCCGGTCCACCACCTGCGGAACGCGGGATGAAAGCGCAGCGGGCGGGTGTCGAGCAGCCTGTCGAACACGTTCATGAGTCACTCTCGGCTGTGCGGGGAGTCTCACGAGCGCACGAGGACGCGGAAGTGAGCGTGGTGCGGCACGACCGGGGAAGCCGGGCCGAACAACGGCGTGTCGAGGAGCCTCGCTGGAGGTTATCACTCGCCGGAGGACCCCGGTCCCGTTCAGCGCCCCGACGTCGGAGTCCGCGATGGATGTGATCTTGTTCCTCGGGGCCGACCAGGCCCGGCCGGCGGCTGAACTCACGGTCTCCGGCCCGATTCTCCCGACACGCGGAACGGTTCTTTTCGATGATGAACGGTGCGCACGCCGCCACGGGCCTGCTGACCGGCACCACGGTGGCCAGTATCGCCCAACCCACCCCACCCGGAATCGCCCTGGGGGCTCTGGCGGGAGCGGGGGCGGCTCTCCTGCCCGATATCGACCACGACCAGTCCACGATCACCAAATCAGCCGGCCCGCTCACGCGGGGGACCGCGGAGCTGCTGCAGACCTTGGCGCGGTGGACGTATCGCCAGACCCGGTTACCTCACGATCCCAGAGCCTCCGGCAAGACCGGCGAGCACAGGGGGCTGATCCACACGCCGGTGTTCGCGATGCTGGTGGGAGCCACGCTCGCCGGTGCCACCCTGGCGTCGAAGTGGGTGGGCATCATCGCGGTGTACGTACTCACCAGCGCCGCGCTGCGTTCACTGCGCTGGTCGTTGCCCGGTGGGGTGCGGGGCGCGCTGCACCTGCAGCGTCGCGCCGCACCACCGTTGTACGCGCTGTTGGCCACCGCGGCGCTGGTCTACGCTCACGCCGTGGCCGACGCCGGGGTGTGGCTGGGCGCGATCGTGACGTTGGGAATGGTTGTGCACAGCGTCGGGGACGGGGCCACCAACTCGGGGATCCCGTTCGTGTGGCCGCTCAAGCGCAGCTGCGACCGCTGTCGTGGCGGTTCCGGCTGTCCCGGCGCCCGTTGG
The nucleotide sequence above comes from Actinopolyspora erythraea. Encoded proteins:
- a CDS encoding LacI family DNA-binding transcriptional regulator encodes the protein MVSIADVAQDAGVSSSTVSYVLSGKRSISPETRRRVEASIHRLGYHPHAGARALASSRTNVLALSMPLRTDIDVPVLMGFVTSVVTAARKYDYDVLLLTNDEGPEGLRRVANSAMADALLVMDVEVDDPRIPVSQSLSCPTVLIGLPDEPGDLSCVDLDFSAAAKRCVHHLADLGHEHIALVGPSPAVYERGTSFATRFLRGFTTVARERGLHASSQPCAPSYEGVRDCLDGILVEQPRVTGLVVHNEAALGTLLSELRNRDMRVPEDVSVVAVSPDEMAANWPIPLTTVPLPSDDIGVLAVEMAMRELEGVKSPEVRLLSPRLTTARSTAQRH
- a CDS encoding class I SAM-dependent methyltransferase, with the translated sequence MVEPQIETARGRDLLETLPDPLPAERIIALNQPGTDLHSHREYVWNGLRFEAPPGVFLPGHTSRMIYDRLFDGRIEVRDRRYVAMGVGLGVETVAAGLAGARRIHAVDVHPDSVTTAAHHFERHVGPAGSPVFVPVVADVFEGFPEGVQSDVITFNPPAVSHPVSDDPDIVRNVCVGAPLLERFFTQLAEREILAPGGEVFVVASTTADLRGIVGHALAHGFVPEVRDLHDWQDGVVTHLFRFVRKDVP
- a CDS encoding alpha/beta hydrolase, producing the protein MPSENVEHVNIKALAWDIAADIHFPPDFDRNRTYATVISAHPTGSCKEQTAGNVYAAELARQGFVAIAFDASFQGASGGEPRFTEDPAFRVRDFSYVIDYLVIQPYVDENRIGVLGICGGGGYAINATMTERRIKALGAVTPGNVGRLMREGFVNYDPLGALEAIAAQRTAEARGQDALVNDLLPPSPGAAEEAGVTDIDVREATEYYKTDRGRAEHGATSFLFSRQAALAGWDAFDRAEVLLAQPMCVVVGNRPGGFGAYRAGFEIYGRAASKDKELVVVEGASHYDLYDQPEATGKALEHLIPFYREHL
- a CDS encoding helix-turn-helix domain-containing protein, whose translation is MRSRVHRAELGEFLKARRAELSPRQVGLPETGSRRRVPGLRREEVAQLAAISTDYYTRLEQGRIAASAPVLSSLARVLSLDDGQREYLSELAGRDATRPRRRTRQEVRASLRRVLDDLRFTPAFVLGRRMDVLAWNPLAAALVTDFARLPPNHRNYVRLLFTDEHMRTLYADWESVARTSVALLRREAAHYPDDHRLTELVGELSVRDADFRQWWAGHHVANQRIGTKTLHHPVVGELTLDWDTLTCTSDPDQHLVTWTAEPDTPTHDRLRILASWTAQHRADPADSGHDPWSSGHG
- a CDS encoding DUF1062 domain-containing protein — encoded protein: MSSQPHTVLSWVVRRTGLPALSLRCVDCRSGSATAGEGRFRVNANGKLLVRCVSCDRTSKLTVHERVPVGSLERAELDGYRVNDPELVASRLLDPLFARRNRFTLDWTEAWELDTPSEQLDERWPARVEVVFEDPIQARPERLIARGLGLSRSQVQRRIKCDVPPRRPTRAGFTFTLLARE
- a CDS encoding NPP1 family protein; translated protein: MDSDAPATSALESSVRFGRGRVGRRLSRTFSAVGGTLALLAVLPGTALAETVPPEIPANFAAADERWMPAFDYDGDGCYPSVAVGADGTLNTGLNNSGALDGQCHDPSDLANSNVYARAKRDNGWQAYLYDMYFQKDQAVPGLDAFGHRHDIEHVVVWVHDGSARYVSTSAHGDYDVHPASEVDWDGSTHAKVVYHKDGLGTHAFRLAGEGEQPENDWNAWHYPDLVSWHRFPGDTRSILTGADFGSASLAISDGAFQDNLNSAKPEGIPFDPYA
- a CDS encoding tRNA-binding protein, which codes for MADFEGFQRFDIRVGRIVRAEPHGRARTPAHKLWIDFGPELGTRTSSAQLCDNYTAEELPGNQVVCIVNLPPRRVAGFDSEVLVLASVSAAEGTVLLQPGQEVTPGARIA
- a CDS encoding MFS transporter, yielding MNVFDRLLDTRPLRFHPAFRRWWTGNALSVFGGQLTTVAVLYQIWDSTGSSVAVGSAGLARATPVVLFGLIGGAVADSLDRRRLVLLTSTGQLLAVGLLTALALAGIRSLWLLLALVLLQAGCAATGAAARRSLTARLLTGQLLSAGVALNHLGFQVAMLVGPTAAGLLIAEWGVSGCYLLNTVTFAPAIYAVLRLPAMWPETTEPRRGRETIGEGLRFVASKPELRGAFLTDVLATVLAMPTVLFPMINEQRFDGGPDTLGLFWSALSLGGIVAGALSGMITRLPRPGVVMLCAAGVWSVALAGFGTSQLLWPLLGCLALGGAADTISVIARGSLVQLATPDSHRGRVSSVDHIIGASGPDVGEFRGGLVAAASSASFAAVSGALCCGLGVAALAATNRPLRRFNAFAPRSEETQAPAET
- a CDS encoding metal-dependent hydrolase encodes the protein MNGAHAATGLLTGTTVASIAQPTPPGIALGALAGAGAALLPDIDHDQSTITKSAGPLTRGTAELLQTLARWTYRQTRLPHDPRASGKTGEHRGLIHTPVFAMLVGATLAGATLASKWVGIIAVYVLTSAALRSLRWSLPGGVRGALHLQRRAAPPLYALLATAALVYAHAVADAGVWLGAIVTLGMVVHSVGDGATNSGIPFVWPLKRSCDRCRGGSGCPGARWDRQHVLPRSLRFPAGAGVEKFVEAGSLVVAAFVAWPTLTSLLASPV